Within Chrysiogenia bacterium, the genomic segment AGGCCCCCGATTTACGGGCTTGTGACAAACTCAATATCCCGGCCCCGCGCCGGGCGCAAGGGGCTTGAAGCGCCTTCGCTTCGCGCGCTAGGCTCCACTTCGGCGCGGGGATTGGACCGACTCAACATGAACGAGACAGACGAAAAACGCCGCTTCCCAAGGGCCCACGTGGAGATCGAACTGGGCCCCTCACCGAGCCGGCCGGCCGATGCCGACGAGCGCATTGCCGATCTATCGCTGGGCGGCGCGCTGGTGCTGACGAACGAACCCCTGCCGCCCGGCAGTGAGCTCGATCTCAACTTCCGCATTCCCGGACGCAAGGATGTGATGAGCCTTCGCGCGCTTGTCCTGCGTGAGGTTCCCTACAAGAACGGCGCCGCCATGGCCGTGCGCTTCGACGCAATGGGCCTACAGGATCAGATCACGCTCGGCGCCTACGTGAGCGACCGCTTCTGGGATGAGCAGCTTCCCGACGCCGAGATCGCCGAAGAGATTGCCGATGAGCCCGAAGCGCCCGCAGCCGAAGCGCCGCTTCCCGAAGGTCTGAGCGTCGCCTCCCACGAGGACATTCGCGAAGCCGCCGCGCGCGCCGATGCCGAAGAGAAGAAGGAATGGGCGCAGGAAGGCTTCGTCGTCGTGCACAACGACGGCAGTGAAGTCGATACCCGGAAGATTCAGAAAGAGCTTGGCGGCGAGTTCATAGTGGTGGACACCAAGCGCTAGGCCTTGCGCGCAGCCGCCCTGCCCAACGAGAACGTTACAGCTTCCTCATACTCCGGCATGACAATTGGCGCGCCCGGCGCGTAGCGTTCCATTTCCCGAAAGAAGCCCCGCAGGTTGATTGCCGGCAGCAGGGAGAGCCCCGATTCGAGCGGCGAGAAGAATGCGTCGTAGTGGGTGGGGACGATCCATCTTGGTTTTAGAAAACCGATGAGCCGCTGGAAGTAGTCGCGCGTGGCGTAGCGCCCGGCAAGCCCGGGAATGAGCACGTCGGCCTGTAGGCCTTCAAGCTCCATGTCGATGAGGTCGGCGCTCCCGTTGTGATAGAGCGTGATGTCGCCCACCCGCATCCAGATCCCGAATGCCCCGCCCATGCGGTAGCCCGAGGCGCTGAAGTGTCCGCCGTGGGGGCAGCTCGTGATCTCGCCGTCGGCGGGAACTTTTCCGAAGAAGAACTTGCCGTGGCGACTGGGCACGAAGCGCACCTCGAAGTCGCCGAGCTGCTTCGTCACGCCGGTCTGTGGCACGTGGATGATGCGGTCTTCGGGCACGCCGCGCGCCGCGCTCACGCGGCAGGTGGACTCGCTCCCCATGACGCTTGCGCCCGTGCGCAGCGCGATCTCGGGCGCGTCCATCAAATGATCGTAGTGGGAGTGCCCGGTGAGCACGTAGTCGGCCCTTGGAAAGTAGCGCGCGCTCGCGCTCTCGTCGGGTTTGAGCTTGCCGCTGAGCAGCAGCTTCAAGAGCCCCGGCCTTGAGACGAAGGGATCGAGCAGCAGGGTCGTCTTCCCGGCCGTCAGTTCGTACCCGGCCGTCCCCAGCCAGCGCATCCGAAGCTGGCGCGCCGGATCGAAGTCGCCCGAGAGCCCCAGCAACGCCGGGGAGCGTTCCTTCGGGATTTCGAATCTGGGAAGAATCTTCACCGGCTCACTGCCCGTACTGCTCTTGCATCTGTTTCTTCATCTGCTCGGCCTGCTCCATCATCTTCTTGCGGAAGGCTTCGATCTCTTCAGGGGTGGAGTCAGGTCCAGGCATTCCCTCGGGCATTCCCATGCCCTGCCCCATTCCAGGGCCCATGCCGCCGCGGCCTTTGCCCTGCCCTTTGCCCATGCCTTTGCCGGGCATGCCCATGGGCATCTGCGGCATGGTCATCTTCGAGT encodes:
- a CDS encoding PilZ domain-containing protein, which translates into the protein MNETDEKRRFPRAHVEIELGPSPSRPADADERIADLSLGGALVLTNEPLPPGSELDLNFRIPGRKDVMSLRALVLREVPYKNGAAMAVRFDAMGLQDQITLGAYVSDRFWDEQLPDAEIAEEIADEPEAPAAEAPLPEGLSVASHEDIREAAARADAEEKKEWAQEGFVVVHNDGSEVDTRKIQKELGGEFIVVDTKR
- a CDS encoding MBL fold metallo-hydrolase — translated: MKILPRFEIPKERSPALLGLSGDFDPARQLRMRWLGTAGYELTAGKTTLLLDPFVSRPGLLKLLLSGKLKPDESASARYFPRADYVLTGHSHYDHLMDAPEIALRTGASVMGSESTCRVSAARGVPEDRIIHVPQTGVTKQLGDFEVRFVPSRHGKFFFGKVPADGEITSCPHGGHFSASGYRMGGAFGIWMRVGDITLYHNGSADLIDMELEGLQADVLIPGLAGRYATRDYFQRLIGFLKPRWIVPTHYDAFFSPLESGLSLLPAINLRGFFREMERYAPGAPIVMPEYEEAVTFSLGRAAARKA